A genome region from Mycobacterium sp. 3519A includes the following:
- a CDS encoding DUF1684 domain-containing protein — MSTDVAATAFEAAWDEWHRERERYYGDPLGWVSLTGLYWLTDEFESVSGLPGRWRADSDAVYVEGIEGTDRLEPVEGAPGLRVDDGERRIEVIRRTGSVALRVHDPQSPHLRDYRGIPAYPPSERWRVTGTFTPYQQSQTVTTGAVVEGLEHHHNAVGVIDFELAGAPAQLVAFGRPDGALHVLFTDATSGVTTYPACRSLAVEGPDAGGTVTLDFNRASNLPCAFTDFATCPVAPAENRLTVAVEAGEKNPRPFRSH; from the coding sequence GTGAGTACTGACGTCGCAGCCACAGCGTTCGAAGCCGCATGGGATGAGTGGCACCGCGAGCGTGAACGCTATTACGGGGATCCGTTGGGCTGGGTGAGCCTGACCGGGTTGTACTGGCTGACCGACGAGTTCGAGTCGGTCAGCGGCCTTCCCGGTCGTTGGCGCGCGGACTCCGATGCGGTGTATGTCGAGGGCATCGAGGGCACCGACCGGCTCGAACCGGTCGAGGGCGCACCCGGGCTACGGGTCGACGACGGCGAGCGCCGCATCGAGGTCATTCGACGCACCGGGTCGGTCGCATTGCGGGTGCATGATCCGCAGTCCCCGCATCTGCGCGACTATCGCGGCATTCCGGCCTATCCGCCGAGTGAGCGCTGGCGGGTGACCGGCACGTTCACGCCGTATCAGCAGTCGCAGACCGTCACGACCGGTGCGGTGGTCGAGGGGTTGGAGCACCACCACAACGCCGTCGGCGTCATCGACTTCGAATTGGCCGGTGCCCCCGCTCAATTGGTCGCGTTCGGTAGGCCGGACGGTGCGTTGCACGTGCTGTTCACTGATGCCACCAGCGGCGTCACCACCTACCCCGCGTGCCGATCACTGGCGGTCGAGGGACCTGACGCCGGTGGGACGGTGACGCTGGACTTCAACCGGGCGTCGAACCTGCCGTGCGCCTTCACCGACTTCGCGACGTGCCCGGTGGCGCCCGCCGAGAACAGGCTGACCGTCGCCGTCGAGGCCGGCGAAAAGAATCCGCGGCCTTTCAGATCCCACTGA
- the mddA gene encoding methanethiol S-methyltransferase, with protein MTRLLAIGYGAACYVIFLAAFLYAIAFVGGFGVPRTVDHGIEASLREALVVNVLLLGLFAVQHSVMARPAFKRWWTRLVPSTIERSTYVLLSSLALFLLFWQWRTMPAVIWNVTWAPGRFALWTVFALGWVTVLLSTFLINHFDLFGLRQVYLAWRGIPYTNLAFRESLLYRVVRHPLMLGFIIAFWATPTMTAGHLLFSVATTGYILIAMQLEEHDLVAALGDRYRDYRTRVPMIIPGLRHHSSVPDTTVRPA; from the coding sequence ATGACGCGCTTACTCGCCATCGGCTACGGCGCCGCGTGCTACGTCATCTTCCTGGCGGCCTTCCTTTATGCGATCGCCTTCGTCGGCGGATTCGGGGTACCGCGCACCGTCGACCACGGTATCGAGGCGTCGCTCAGAGAAGCGCTTGTCGTCAACGTGCTGCTGCTCGGCCTGTTCGCCGTTCAGCACAGCGTGATGGCGCGTCCGGCGTTCAAGCGATGGTGGACTCGTTTGGTGCCCAGCACAATTGAGCGCAGCACCTACGTGCTGTTGTCGAGCCTGGCTCTGTTTCTTCTGTTCTGGCAGTGGCGGACGATGCCCGCCGTCATCTGGAATGTCACCTGGGCGCCTGGTCGCTTCGCACTGTGGACTGTGTTCGCACTCGGCTGGGTCACCGTGCTTCTTTCGACATTCCTGATCAACCACTTCGACCTGTTCGGACTGCGTCAGGTGTATCTGGCGTGGCGCGGCATCCCCTACACCAATCTCGCGTTCCGCGAATCGCTGCTGTACCGGGTCGTGCGTCATCCGCTGATGCTCGGGTTCATCATCGCGTTCTGGGCGACCCCAACGATGACAGCGGGTCACTTGCTCTTCTCAGTTGCCACAACCGGTTACATCCTGATCGCGATGCAGCTGGAGGAACACGATCTCGTCGCGGCACTCGGCGACCGCTATCGCGATTACCGGACCCGCGTGCCGATGATCATCCCGGGCTTGCGCCATCACAGCTCCGTTCCGGACACCACGGTGCGGCCGGCGTAG
- a CDS encoding Ms4533A family Cys-rich leader peptide, translating into MRTATGNKSGHILALIAVGFSAVADVCCCR; encoded by the coding sequence ATGCGCACAGCGACCGGCAACAAGAGCGGCCACATCCTGGCCCTCATTGCCGTGGGTTTTTCCGCTGTCGCAGACGTCTGTTGTTGTCGCTGA
- a CDS encoding ANTAR domain-containing protein, translating into MNRRFGDDSSRRVIDVATGILVGLRGCSDHEAFDELVRVVHETGVGIGRLASGLVALASGTATAEHAEAFAVWGELVRRGRLTPATL; encoded by the coding sequence ATGAACCGCCGCTTTGGTGACGACAGTTCGCGTCGGGTGATCGATGTGGCGACGGGCATCCTGGTCGGGTTGCGCGGTTGTTCCGATCATGAAGCCTTCGACGAACTGGTGCGCGTGGTGCACGAGACCGGTGTCGGCATCGGACGACTGGCCTCGGGTCTGGTGGCACTCGCGAGCGGCACGGCGACGGCCGAGCACGCCGAGGCGTTCGCCGTGTGGGGCGAGTTGGTGCGCCGCGGCCGACTGACGCCAGCGACGCTGTAG
- a CDS encoding rhodanese-like domain-containing protein: MSGVELVPLIDQGLGNTAYLVDLGDGRALVVDVSRDLRAVHEAAGRQGLIVAFAADTHLHADFLSGARQLAMMGRVTVLASAAGHREFAHTGLHDGDEVDLGGLRLRALLTPGHTHEHLAFLLLDGDREVGVFTGGSLIVGSAARTDLVSDDRTDELARAQYASLRRLAALPGDVSVWPTHGAGSFCSAPPGSERTSTIATELATNPLLQLPDEDSFVTRLLGSLGSYPSYFRRLPEINRIGPPLLAGDAALRSMSIGEVQTRMDDAAVVVDVRPVSHFGREHIRGAISIPLRPVFASWLGWLVPADRPVIIVRNSDQDPTEIAWQAAKIGYDNVVGELDGGMDAWLTAGHEAAHIPLTSAAAVDGRQILDVRQRSEYLDGHLPGAIHIELGDVPDRVADVPQRPTVVMCGHGERAMGAASVLEAAGHHGLTVLDGGPHDWVRATGEKLEIGA; the protein is encoded by the coding sequence TTGTCCGGTGTCGAACTGGTTCCGCTGATCGACCAGGGGCTGGGCAACACGGCCTATCTAGTCGACCTGGGTGATGGCCGCGCCCTCGTCGTCGACGTGAGTCGTGACCTGCGCGCCGTGCATGAGGCCGCGGGCAGGCAGGGGTTGATCGTCGCGTTCGCCGCCGACACCCACCTCCACGCCGATTTCCTTTCCGGCGCACGCCAACTCGCGATGATGGGACGAGTCACCGTTCTGGCGTCGGCAGCCGGGCACCGCGAGTTCGCCCACACCGGTCTGCACGACGGTGACGAAGTGGACCTCGGCGGTCTGCGGCTTCGCGCGCTGCTCACGCCGGGCCACACACACGAGCACCTGGCCTTCCTGTTGCTCGACGGCGACCGCGAAGTCGGGGTCTTCACCGGAGGCTCGCTGATCGTCGGGTCCGCCGCACGCACCGACCTGGTGTCCGACGATAGAACAGACGAACTGGCCCGCGCGCAATACGCATCCTTGCGCAGGCTGGCCGCCCTGCCTGGTGACGTTTCGGTATGGCCCACCCACGGCGCGGGGTCGTTCTGCTCGGCACCGCCAGGTTCGGAGCGGACGAGCACGATCGCCACCGAACTGGCCACCAATCCGCTGTTGCAATTGCCGGATGAAGACTCGTTCGTCACCCGGCTTCTCGGTTCGCTCGGCAGTTATCCGTCCTATTTCCGGCGCCTGCCCGAGATCAACCGGATCGGACCGCCGTTGCTCGCAGGTGATGCGGCGCTGCGGTCGATGAGCATTGGCGAGGTGCAGACGCGCATGGACGACGCCGCGGTCGTCGTGGACGTCAGGCCGGTCAGCCACTTCGGCCGAGAGCACATTCGCGGAGCGATTTCGATACCACTGCGGCCAGTGTTCGCGAGTTGGCTCGGCTGGCTGGTCCCCGCTGATCGTCCAGTGATCATCGTGCGCAACAGCGACCAGGATCCTACCGAGATCGCTTGGCAGGCAGCCAAAATCGGTTACGACAACGTCGTGGGCGAACTCGACGGCGGAATGGACGCGTGGTTGACTGCGGGGCACGAAGCGGCGCATATTCCCCTGACATCGGCGGCCGCCGTCGACGGGCGTCAGATCCTCGATGTCCGTCAGCGGTCTGAGTATCTCGACGGGCATCTGCCGGGCGCCATCCACATCGAGCTCGGCGACGTCCCTGACCGCGTCGCAGATGTTCCCCAGCGCCCGACGGTCGTGATGTGCGGACACGGCGAACGCGCCATGGGCGCGGCCAGTGTGCTGGAGGCCGCGGGACACCACGGCCTCACGGTGCTCGACGGCGGCCCGCACGACTGGGTTCGCGCCACCGGGGAAAAACTCGAGATCGGAGCATGA
- a CDS encoding LLM class flavin-dependent oxidoreductase: MTHVQLHWFLPTYGDSRLIVGGGHGTPAGAAHSDRDASIDYLASIVRAAESFGFTGALIPTGAWCEDAFVTAALLARETRSLAFLVAFRPGLVSPTLSAQMAATFARHAPGRILLNVVVGGEAHEQRAFGDHLDKDGRYHRCDEFLEVVRRLWDGDTVSLNGEHIHVEEASLATLPNPVPPLYFGGSSAAAGPVAARHADVYLTWGEPPAAVREKVDWIRGLAEQEGRSVRFGIRLHTISRDTADEAWQQADKLIDALDEDTVANAQKGLHRSQSEGQKRMLALHEQHRREGSWHDARSLEVAPNLWAGVGLVRGGAGTALVGSHTEVADRIAEYADVGIDEFIFSGYPHLEELYWFGEGVVPILRERGLFKGEASTTAPASIPFLGSSR; this comes from the coding sequence GTGACTCATGTCCAATTGCATTGGTTCCTCCCCACATACGGCGACAGCAGACTGATCGTCGGCGGCGGGCACGGCACTCCGGCGGGGGCGGCGCACAGCGACCGCGACGCGTCGATCGACTATCTGGCCTCCATCGTGCGGGCGGCGGAATCGTTCGGATTCACCGGCGCCCTGATCCCGACCGGTGCGTGGTGCGAAGACGCCTTCGTCACGGCGGCGCTGCTGGCAAGGGAGACCAGATCACTGGCGTTCCTGGTGGCATTCCGGCCCGGTCTGGTCAGCCCGACACTGTCGGCGCAGATGGCCGCCACCTTCGCCCGTCATGCACCTGGGCGCATCTTGCTCAACGTCGTAGTCGGCGGCGAGGCGCACGAACAGCGCGCGTTCGGCGACCACCTGGACAAGGACGGCCGTTACCACCGCTGCGACGAGTTCCTCGAGGTTGTCCGGCGACTCTGGGACGGTGACACGGTATCGCTGAATGGCGAGCACATCCACGTCGAGGAGGCGTCGTTGGCGACGCTACCAAACCCCGTACCGCCCTTGTACTTTGGCGGTAGCTCGGCCGCGGCGGGTCCGGTGGCGGCGCGACACGCCGACGTCTACCTGACGTGGGGTGAGCCGCCGGCAGCGGTGCGGGAGAAGGTGGACTGGATCCGTGGCCTTGCCGAGCAGGAGGGCCGATCGGTGCGGTTCGGCATCAGGCTGCACACCATCTCCCGCGACACGGCCGACGAGGCGTGGCAGCAGGCGGACAAGCTGATCGATGCGCTCGACGAGGACACGGTCGCGAACGCGCAGAAAGGCTTGCACCGCAGCCAATCCGAAGGGCAGAAGCGGATGCTGGCGCTGCACGAGCAACACCGGCGCGAGGGCAGTTGGCATGACGCCCGCAGCCTGGAGGTCGCGCCCAACCTGTGGGCGGGCGTCGGCCTGGTGCGGGGCGGGGCGGGGACCGCGCTGGTGGGCAGCCACACCGAGGTGGCCGACCGGATCGCCGAATACGCGGACGTCGGGATCGACGAGTTCATCTTCTCCGGCTATCCGCATCTGGAAGAGCTGTACTGGTTCGGCGAAGGCGTGGTGCCGATCCTGCGTGAACGGGGTCTGTTCAAAGGCGAGGCGAGCACGACGGCGCCGGCGTCGATTCCGTTCCTCGGTTCATCCCGATGA
- a CDS encoding FAD-dependent oxidoreductase, producing the protein MPADKTTCVIAGGGPAGMMLGLLLARGGVDVTVMEKHADFLRDFRGDTVHASTLRMLDELGLADEFAHVPHRVIETLTMTVQGTEVGVDLSRIPGPHKHIALVPQWDFLELLAAAAEKEPTFTLLRSTEVLGPIRNGDKVIGVRYRDSDGQERELHAALTVACDGRSSTLRTAMGLTPKNFGAPMDVWWFRLPRDPDDPHGLAGVLGTGHALVVIDRGDYYQCAFVIPKGRDAQLRAQGIETLHREVVALVPWLADHVTSLTSFDDVKLLDVQLNRLHRWYADGLLLIGDAAHAMSPVGGVGINLAVADAVAAGAALAGPLRRGTVSTKLLARVQARRWLPAALVQAAQRAIHARVIAVAVSPGRTAQPPLLARLAARVPALRVVAGYAIAIGPLPEHVPEFARR; encoded by the coding sequence GTGCCTGCGGACAAGACCACATGTGTGATCGCCGGCGGCGGCCCCGCGGGCATGATGCTGGGCCTGCTGCTGGCGCGCGGCGGCGTCGACGTCACGGTGATGGAGAAACACGCAGACTTCCTGCGCGATTTCCGCGGTGACACCGTGCATGCGAGCACGCTGCGAATGCTCGACGAACTCGGTCTTGCCGACGAGTTCGCTCATGTGCCGCACCGTGTCATCGAGACGCTGACGATGACTGTCCAGGGCACCGAGGTGGGTGTCGACCTGAGCCGAATTCCGGGTCCGCACAAACACATTGCGTTGGTGCCGCAATGGGATTTCCTCGAATTGCTTGCCGCTGCAGCCGAAAAGGAGCCGACGTTCACGCTGCTGCGCAGCACCGAAGTGCTCGGCCCGATTCGAAACGGCGACAAGGTAATCGGCGTCCGCTACCGGGACAGCGACGGCCAGGAGCGGGAACTGCACGCCGCGTTGACGGTGGCCTGCGACGGCCGCTCGTCGACGCTGCGCACAGCAATGGGGTTGACCCCCAAGAACTTCGGCGCGCCGATGGACGTGTGGTGGTTCCGGCTGCCACGCGACCCCGACGACCCGCACGGTCTGGCAGGGGTACTCGGCACCGGGCACGCGCTGGTGGTCATCGACCGCGGTGACTACTACCAGTGCGCCTTCGTCATTCCCAAGGGCCGCGACGCCCAGTTGCGTGCGCAAGGCATCGAGACGCTGCACCGCGAGGTGGTGGCGCTGGTGCCCTGGCTTGCCGACCACGTCACCTCGCTGACGTCGTTCGACGACGTCAAACTGCTCGACGTGCAACTCAACCGGTTGCACCGCTGGTACGCCGACGGCCTGTTGCTGATCGGGGACGCGGCGCACGCCATGTCGCCAGTCGGCGGCGTCGGCATCAACCTGGCCGTCGCCGACGCGGTGGCGGCGGGTGCCGCACTGGCGGGACCGCTGCGGCGCGGCACGGTTTCCACCAAGCTGTTGGCCCGGGTGCAGGCGCGGCGCTGGCTACCCGCCGCGCTGGTTCAGGCGGCGCAGCGGGCCATCCACGCCCGCGTCATCGCGGTCGCGGTTTCGCCAGGTCGGACCGCCCAGCCGCCGCTTCTGGCGCGGTTGGCCGCCCGGGTGCCCGCGCTGCGCGTGGTGGCCGGCTACGCGATCGCGATCGGTCCGCTGCCCGAACACGTGCCGGAGTTTGCCCGCCGCTGA
- a CDS encoding metalloregulator ArsR/SmtB family transcription factor gives MAADAKRDFKNRLYEQFARIGKAISSPQRLEILELLAQGERTVESIASETGLPVANTSRHLQQLRHAQLVLARRDGLFVHYRLSGPEAAGLVLLVRHTAKQHLAEVDRVVHDFFGDRVGFEPVTPDELIQRMTDGEVVVLDVRPEQEYAAGHIAGALSIPVTDLAQRLAELPHEKEYVAYCRGPYCVYADEAVELLRANGFKAQRLTEGYPEWWLSGRPVRTGR, from the coding sequence ATGGCCGCGGACGCCAAGCGTGACTTCAAGAACCGGCTCTACGAGCAGTTCGCCAGGATCGGCAAAGCGATCTCCAGCCCGCAACGCCTGGAGATCCTCGAACTTCTCGCGCAAGGTGAACGCACCGTCGAGTCCATTGCCTCCGAAACCGGACTCCCGGTGGCCAACACATCACGACACCTGCAGCAGTTGCGGCACGCGCAGCTGGTACTCGCCAGACGCGACGGGCTGTTCGTGCACTACCGGCTGAGCGGGCCCGAGGCCGCCGGCCTGGTGCTCCTCGTTCGTCACACGGCCAAACAACATCTCGCCGAGGTCGACCGCGTCGTGCACGACTTTTTTGGTGACCGCGTCGGTTTTGAACCCGTGACGCCCGATGAACTGATTCAACGAATGACTGACGGCGAGGTGGTGGTCCTCGACGTGCGACCCGAGCAGGAGTACGCGGCCGGCCATATCGCCGGTGCGTTGTCCATTCCCGTGACGGACCTAGCCCAACGATTGGCCGAACTCCCCCATGAAAAGGAATACGTGGCGTACTGCCGCGGGCCCTACTGCGTTTACGCGGACGAAGCCGTAGAGCTGTTACGCGCAAACGGGTTCAAGGCCCAACGCCTCACCGAAGGTTATCCGGAATGGTGGCTCTCGGGGCGGCCGGTGCGCACGGGCAGGTAA
- a CDS encoding sulfate ABC transporter substrate-binding protein, translating into MVNIRKSWRYGAAFAATATLLAGCGGGSSDVAGDSSTAAAETTLTLVAYAVPEPGWSKIIPAFAATPEGKGVAVTTSYGASGDQSRSVVDGKPADIVNFSVEPDITRLVKADKVAKDWNADATKGVPFGSVVSLVVRKGNPKNIKDWDDLLQPGLEVVTPSPLSSGSAKWNLLAPYAAKSDGGKNPQAGLDFVNKLVTEHVKTRPGSGREATDVFLQGTGDVLISYENEAINTERQGKPVEHINPPQTFKIENPVAVVTSSTHLDKANALKNYLFTKDAQKIWAQAGFRPVDPSVAEDFATDFPAPQKLWTIDDLGGWSAVDPVLFDKDNGSITKIYKQATG; encoded by the coding sequence ATGGTCAACATCCGCAAATCCTGGCGCTACGGCGCCGCCTTCGCTGCGACGGCGACCCTGCTCGCAGGCTGCGGCGGCGGCTCCAGCGACGTGGCCGGCGACAGCTCGACGGCGGCCGCGGAGACCACGCTGACGCTGGTCGCCTACGCGGTGCCGGAGCCGGGCTGGAGCAAGATCATTCCGGCGTTCGCGGCGACCCCCGAAGGTAAGGGTGTCGCGGTGACCACGTCCTACGGCGCATCCGGCGACCAGTCGCGCTCCGTGGTCGACGGCAAGCCCGCCGACATCGTGAACTTCTCCGTCGAGCCCGACATCACCCGCCTGGTCAAGGCCGACAAGGTGGCCAAGGATTGGAACGCCGACGCCACCAAGGGCGTCCCATTCGGGTCCGTCGTTTCGCTCGTCGTGCGCAAGGGCAACCCGAAGAACATCAAAGACTGGGACGATCTGCTGCAGCCTGGCCTCGAGGTGGTCACCCCGAGCCCGCTGAGCTCCGGCTCCGCCAAGTGGAACCTGCTGGCGCCGTACGCCGCCAAGAGCGACGGCGGCAAGAACCCGCAGGCCGGGTTGGACTTTGTCAACAAGCTGGTCACCGAGCACGTCAAGACCCGGCCGGGCTCCGGGCGCGAGGCGACCGACGTCTTCCTGCAGGGCACCGGCGACGTCCTGATCAGCTACGAGAACGAGGCCATCAACACCGAGCGGCAGGGCAAGCCCGTCGAGCACATCAACCCGCCGCAGACGTTCAAGATCGAGAACCCGGTCGCCGTGGTGACCTCCAGCACGCACCTGGACAAGGCGAACGCGCTGAAGAACTACCTGTTCACCAAGGACGCGCAGAAGATCTGGGCGCAGGCCGGCTTCCGCCCCGTCGATCCGTCGGTGGCCGAGGACTTCGCTACCGACTTCCCGGCCCCGCAGAAGTTGTGGACGATCGACGACCTGGGAGGATGGAGCGCGGTTGACCCCGTGTTGTTCGACAAGGACAACGGCAGTATCACGAAGATCTACAAGCAGGCGACTGGATGA
- a CDS encoding HNH endonuclease signature motif containing protein, producing MGGVAVEEAVAAVRAAHTALSGLTAEALTRPQLLAVLDEVEVLSCQLPAHRNGLLAGLQAQATPKELGAKSWRAVLATRWRLSGKEAGRRLAEAEVLAPRRAVSGELLEPVLAYTAAAQAHGAITAEHVKVLRKAMAAIPAGVDVATRHQVEADLVRAALGVGPKELKEAAFRLVFLLDQDGAEPDDAARERRREATMGPQQSDGTSRLTVTLTPEGRAIWEAIWAKLAAPGMCNPDDEQPCVSGTPTQEQIDEDQRSLGQRQHDALVVAGRSVLESGALGQHNGVATSIIIRTTLQDLEHRAGVGVTGGGTVVPLPTLIRMAARAHLWLAVFDGATGSAMDLFRTRRTASVAQRMMLIARDGGCTKPGCTVPAYGCQVHHAAADWADDGNTNVDELGLACGPDNRMVGPNSWRTRLNDRHEVEWIPPPHLDTGQTRINTYHTPEKLLRPPNNDHHPGGPEPNTA from the coding sequence ATGGGTGGGGTTGCGGTCGAGGAGGCGGTGGCGGCGGTGCGCGCCGCGCATACCGCGCTGAGCGGGCTGACCGCCGAGGCGTTGACCCGTCCGCAGTTGTTGGCGGTGCTTGATGAGGTGGAGGTGTTGTCGTGTCAGCTGCCCGCGCACCGCAATGGGTTGTTGGCCGGGTTGCAGGCCCAGGCCACACCGAAGGAGTTGGGTGCCAAGTCGTGGCGGGCGGTGTTGGCGACCCGCTGGCGTTTGTCGGGTAAGGAGGCGGGTCGGCGGTTGGCCGAGGCCGAGGTGTTGGCGCCGCGGCGGGCGGTGTCGGGGGAGCTGTTGGAGCCGGTGTTGGCCTACACCGCCGCCGCCCAGGCCCATGGGGCGATCACCGCTGAGCATGTCAAGGTGCTGCGCAAGGCGATGGCCGCGATCCCGGCCGGGGTGGATGTGGCCACCCGCCATCAGGTCGAGGCCGATCTGGTGCGCGCCGCGCTGGGCGTGGGGCCCAAGGAGTTGAAGGAAGCCGCCTTCCGGCTGGTGTTTCTGCTCGATCAGGACGGCGCCGAACCCGACGACGCCGCGCGTGAACGCCGGCGCGAGGCCACGATGGGCCCGCAACAGTCCGACGGCACCTCCCGTCTGACCGTCACGTTGACCCCGGAGGGGCGGGCGATCTGGGAAGCGATCTGGGCCAAGTTGGCCGCTCCGGGGATGTGTAATCCCGATGATGAGCAGCCCTGTGTGTCGGGCACCCCGACTCAGGAGCAGATCGACGAGGATCAGCGCAGCCTGGGTCAGCGTCAGCATGATGCGCTGGTCGTGGCGGGGCGCAGTGTGTTGGAAAGCGGGGCGCTGGGTCAGCACAATGGGGTGGCGACCTCGATCATCATCCGCACCACGCTGCAAGATTTGGAACACCGCGCCGGGGTCGGGGTCACCGGTGGCGGCACGGTGGTGCCGCTGCCCACACTGATCCGGATGGCCGCGCGTGCGCACCTGTGGTTGGCGGTATTCGATGGGGCGACCGGCTCGGCGATGGATTTGTTCCGCACCCGTCGCACCGCGTCGGTGGCGCAGCGGATGATGCTGATCGCCCGCGATGGGGGGTGCACCAAACCGGGGTGCACGGTGCCCGCCTACGGCTGCCAGGTCCATCACGCGGCCGCTGATTGGGCCGATGACGGCAACACCAACGTCGACGAGCTCGGGTTGGCGTGCGGGCCGGATAACCGGATGGTCGGCCCCAACAGCTGGAGAACCCGCCTCAACGACCGCCACGAAGTCGAATGGATTCCCCCACCCCACCTGGACACCGGCCAAACCCGCATCAACACCTACCACACCCCCGAAAAACTCCTCCGCCCACCAAACAACGACCACCACCCCGGCGGACCCGAACCCAACACCGCCTAG
- a CDS encoding SfnB family sulfur acquisition oxidoreductase: MTRIASPDDALEVAAKLAAEFDAEASARDADRRLPHDQVQALKDSGLLAITVPARYGGIAAPVTVLAEVIRLIAHADPSLAQIPHSHFVFLEALRLQGSDHQRSFFYDLVRSGALFANAQSERGPHTVDVDTTTLVRQPAGHYVLSGRKFYCTGALFADWVLVRASLTNGSTPPTASTPKAVAFVARDTDGLEVVDDWDGMGQRTTASGTVTLDDVAVPVEHVVEFSPMFTRPTVYGARAQLLHTAIDVGIATGALAAGVRQTEKARPHFEAGVPTSAEDVTLVNVAGELAITVRGAQALLAEAARRVDLAAENLTDESTADASIAVAVAKVAAVRASLDASNTLFELGGTRSVSGQANLSRYWRDARTHTLHDPTRWKVQHIGRYTLSGIHPPRHGQI; encoded by the coding sequence ATGACGCGCATCGCGTCGCCGGACGACGCGCTCGAGGTCGCGGCGAAACTGGCCGCGGAGTTCGACGCCGAGGCCTCGGCGCGGGATGCCGACCGTCGGCTCCCGCACGATCAGGTGCAGGCACTGAAAGACTCTGGACTGCTTGCGATTACGGTACCAGCGCGATACGGCGGCATCGCCGCGCCTGTGACGGTGCTCGCCGAGGTGATCAGGTTGATCGCGCACGCCGACCCGTCGCTGGCCCAGATTCCGCACTCGCACTTCGTCTTCCTCGAGGCGCTGCGGCTGCAGGGCAGCGATCACCAGAGGTCATTTTTCTACGACCTGGTCCGCTCCGGCGCCCTGTTCGCCAACGCTCAATCCGAACGCGGACCCCACACCGTCGACGTCGACACCACCACGCTGGTGCGGCAACCCGCCGGCCACTACGTGTTGTCGGGACGCAAGTTCTATTGCACTGGAGCGCTATTCGCCGACTGGGTGCTGGTGCGAGCGTCCCTGACGAACGGTTCGACGCCGCCTACCGCGTCGACACCGAAGGCCGTCGCCTTCGTCGCGCGGGACACCGACGGACTCGAGGTCGTCGACGACTGGGACGGTATGGGACAACGCACCACCGCGTCGGGCACGGTGACGCTCGACGACGTCGCGGTGCCGGTCGAACATGTGGTGGAGTTCTCCCCCATGTTTACCCGGCCCACGGTGTACGGTGCGCGGGCACAGTTGTTGCACACCGCAATCGATGTCGGCATCGCGACGGGCGCGCTGGCTGCGGGGGTACGTCAGACCGAGAAGGCGCGGCCGCACTTCGAAGCGGGTGTGCCGACGTCGGCCGAAGACGTCACCCTGGTCAACGTCGCGGGCGAGTTGGCTATCACGGTTCGCGGTGCGCAGGCGCTACTGGCCGAGGCGGCGCGGCGCGTGGACCTGGCAGCCGAGAACCTCACCGACGAGTCGACCGCCGACGCGTCGATCGCCGTCGCGGTGGCGAAAGTGGCTGCGGTGCGGGCATCACTGGACGCGTCGAACACCTTGTTCGAATTGGGCGGCACCCGAAGCGTTTCCGGGCAGGCGAACCTGTCCCGCTACTGGCGTGACGCCCGAACTCACACCCTGCACGATCCAACCCGATGGAAGGTGCAGCACATCGGCCGCTACACACTGTCGGGTATCCACCCGCCGCGGCACGGCCAGATCTAG